A stretch of the Notamacropus eugenii isolate mMacEug1 chromosome 2, mMacEug1.pri_v2, whole genome shotgun sequence genome encodes the following:
- the CCL26 gene encoding C-C motif chemokine 26, translated as MQVSRIVLCVLLSGVLCSKGQAAIQGSNIAKYCCEKYSSRPIPRKLVQTFELTRSNCGLSAVIFITKKGQKVCANPKAEWTQKYVASLKFLEVST; from the exons ATGCAGGTGTCTAGGATAGTCCTCTGTGTCCTCTTGTCTGGTGTTCTCTGCTCCAAAGGCCAGGCTGCCATAC aaggcaGTAACATTGCCAAGTACTGCTGTGAAAAATACAGCTCCCGACCCATCCCCAGGAAGCTGGTACAGACCTTTGAACTGACCAGGAGCAACTGCGGGCTATCTGCTGTCAT ATTCATCACCAAAAAAGGACAGAAAGTTTGCGCTAATCCTAAAGCAGAATGGACCCAGAAATATGTGGCTTCCCTGAAATTCCTGGAGGTCTCCACTTGA
- the CCL24 gene encoding C-C motif chemokine 24, producing MKASTVILLHLLLVVICCPTAFTAGTAVIPSFCCTKYVQKAVPTSLVERYYVTNTSACSMPGVIFITKREKLLCADPTKQWVKDRMKMIDTKEAKKSLGAGPKALKKTLRKPSLNSTTLVH from the exons ATGAAGGCTTCCACAGTGATTCTCCTTCACCTCTTACTCGTGGTTATCTGTTGTCCAACTGCCTTTACAGCAG GAACGGCGgtcattccctccttttgttGTACGAAGTATGTACAGAAGGCAGTCCCCACAAGCCTGGTGGAAAGGTACTATGTGACCAACACGAGTGCCTGCTCCATGCCTGGGGTGAT CTTTATCACCAAACGAGAAAAACTACTCTGTGCTGACCCCACAAAGCAGTGGGTCAAGGATCGCATGAAGATGATAGACACTAAGGAGGCAAAGAAGTCTCTGGGGGCTGGACCAAAGGCCTTGAAAAAAACCCTCAGGAAGCCATCTCTGAACAGCACCACCCTGGTTCACTAG